cAGAATATTGAGTTGAGCCTGTGGTGCGTAATAAGCTCATATAcagtacagcacacacacatataaatacatgtcaaaaagaagaaaagcgcacgagagaaaaaaaggagacagaagATTCAAAATGACTCCAAGATCGAGCTGGAAATCatgaataactaataatatgtTCATATTCGGGCTGTTGGTTCACGGTGTCATCAATCACGGCCCTGTCTTTTCACTCCGCTGTAGCTTCATTAAGCTGATAATGGACTCTGGGCTGCATGTCAACCCGGCAATATCTGCTCCTATTCAAACTATGATTAAATAACCTCTCTGAGCAGCAAAAACTCACTCCGAAGGCTGTTTGCCGCCATCTAATCTGGCTGATGAATGCCTTTAGTTGCTACAAGTGGGGTTACTGTACACCACTGCAGTTTTCTCAGGCATGACTTCAGACATACcacaatatatactatataaatatcttatattttaatacaatattttataaaatgaacttacagatagatagatatatagatgaacctttattaatccccagggggaaattcaggtgtcaaagcagcaaagcgcAGGAGAAGTACAGGTGTacaaacaaattataaaaacaatatcagttACAAAATTACTCAAATGTGCGTGAGCGTGCTGTTTGCGTAGATTCTGCTCCATAACAAAtccaaaataagaaaacattggtgaatGTCAGAATCTCTGTGAAAACTGGTTAAGTGGGTTTTTAGAAGAAATTTTCTTCTTAAGAAATGTTGGTGAATGAGGCTCATTGTTTTCTGATGATTTAACAGTCTTGCAGTAATGCAGTTATTCAAATAAATCCGACTACATTCGATAATATCAATCAGTGCTGTAAAATCTGTGTGTTGTAGTAGTAAGTAGCAATTTGACACATCAGAGAAAGACATTTAcagaaaaacaagcaaaaaaacaatgtatacacCGTAAATCACCAATAATATACATTCATTACATTAAATGATAGAGAATATATCTGTAGAAAATGAAATGGTTGTTCTACTtagtgtgattgacaggagagatgatcagTGGGGCAGAGTTTTTACCACCATAGTTCGGACCGGGAACACAGAATGGgaggagtttctcagtgaagcagcagccagtaaaggagtagataagagctgcagcatcaacatcatagaaggagaccagaccctcctcataatccacaaacacccccactTTCTCAGgctgagacttcagagagagacagattaaagGGTCAGTACAAGCTTTGTACTTATTTTCATTCCTCAAACATATCGTCCAGTAACCGTTTTGAGGAGTCGATGTGATTTGTCCCTTCCTGTTGATGgactctctggccactcctaaATCCCACTCAGTCTTCCCTTCAACCTGAACCTCGTAGTAACACCttcctgaagagaaactctgctttgcTAAGACACAGGGACAATCAAATCTCTCtgggttgtctgggagattcttcTCTTCATCACCacagtttactttttttccatcaGCAGACAGGAAGAGCCAGGACTGTGCTGTATCAGGATCAAGTGTCACATCCACTGCAGACTGCTGGACCCTCTTCAGCTCGACTTCAAACAGCTTCTTCATTTGTTTACTGAGCGTCTCCTCCAGCTGATTCACAGCTCTCACCACAGTCCCTTCATATGAAGGTGGACGAACACTGACTGAGTCCTTGGTGGGTGGAGCAGCGTTCAGGGACGTGAAGctttggaggaggtggaggtggtcttGAGAGCGTGAGAGCTGCTCCACCTCAGCGCTTCTCTTCTTCAGCacagagatttcctgttccagctcttcGATGAAGCCTTCAGCCTGTTTCTCTGCctttttctgcttctctttgattGTATCGATGAGCTCGGCCTGGCCTCTCTCGACAGACTCCTTCAGAGctgtgaagacctgaacaccatctgctatctctctgtctgcatcttccttACTGAGCTCCACTGAGTGTTTCATCTCCTCaatcttcagtcgtctcttctggatcatctgctgaatttcagcctctgtcttcccCAGCTCGGCCTTCTTTTCTTCATAGCCTTCTTTCAGAGGAATAACATCATGTGCCTTGTGGTCTAAAACAGtgcagagcatgcagacacacatctggtcgttcttacagaacagctccagcagtttatcgtgcttcgtacacatcctgccttccaggttctccacagggtcgatcagctgatgtcttttcagacCTGACGTTGTCAGATGAGGgtccaggtgagtctcacagtaggagaccagacacaccaggcaggacttcagggccttcagtttggttccagtgcagacgtcacagggaacttctcctggtttggcagcttgtgtctctgagctgctgctgctgctggctttctgttgagctgactgtTTGAACTGAGCAGCCATCCCAGAGATGAAAGTATTGACCTGCAGCTCAGGTCTAGAGTAGAAGACCTTTTTACAGTTGGGACACTCAAATGGGACATTAGTATCCCAGTGTTGAGTGATGCAGGTtttgcagaagttgtgtccacatggtgtggtgactggatcagtgaacacatccagacagatggagcacagaaactgatcttcagTCAGCAGACAGCTGGCAGCAGACATATCGACACACtgaggacaaaaaaacaaaactgtgattaaatatcttttgattatttgtttattaaaatcaaacacagtctgcttttttttctccggCGAGGGAAAGGGGGGTCAGAGGGCCAAGGTTTAAGAGTAACGGTTTGCTTTTAAATGTAATGGTTGGAAAAGGTCAgcctttgctttttattttctacaAATAAAGAACACAACCCCCACGGCCACCGATGGACCTCAGTTAATGATTTGCCCTGAGGGGAACTTCCTCTCTGAGTGGAGCTGAGGTTTGGAGTTCAGACAGGAAACATTTAATTAGCTCAAACTAATGCTAGCTGTGATTTTATTCTGTCTAACCCTAACTAGCCGGAGTTCAGTCACTGTGGTTTTGCCTCTGTTTTGTATTTCTGGCAACATTTACATATTGTTTTGATCTATTCTTTAAACAGATGTAAAACAGTCAGATTCTGGTTTGAACTATATTTAGTTGGTGCATTTAGGGTCTGTAGGTCAGTGTACTcaccagtgtttgttttgcagagattctgctgtgttgttgattcagttgaatgtttctttagagagaaacagagatttATGTCTCGATTGCAGCTCTGCAGTTGCCCAGACAAGCTTCTGCTTTCATATCAGGAAATGTGACGCTGGAGCTCTCCTCTTTCAGTGTTGCTCCACCTCTCAGTGGCCCGTCGCCAACAgggagtggtggaggaagtattcagatcctttactgaagtaaaagcactaataccacactgtgaaaatactcctgcattcaaaaccctTTCTGAAGTAAAAGCATTTAAGTATTATCTAAAAAATGTACTTGAAGTACAAAGTAGTAGTCAAAGTAGTCATTGAGCAGTAAAATgtccctgtcagtgtttcactattatatctgatgtttctggattaatattactgctgcattaatgtgtatgttgcattttaactcctttatatcccGTTaactagtttaatctacagcaatgcatcatggtctgtAAGATCATCGTGtgtttgtagcgtcgctgtcctTTACTGACTgaaaagtttcatgaggctgtgattatcctgaaggtcaccacaggtcattttagttttaaaaaaatggtcttaatacaatgaaatggctcctacggggactaacatcatcacacatgaatacaattggactcattggatccacaagagtctcagctttacagtgaaacacaatttatgtaattcaaagactgtttagggaccccagtatgcagaaatgcACCATTTTataataggagaaaataacacatttatactgcatgcagaaaactgcatgttttttgccctaaactgcatggaattattataaagtgggcatgtctgtaaaggggagactcgttggtaaccacagaacccattttcattcacatatcttgaggtcagaggtcaaggaacccctttgaaaatggccatgccagtttttcctcaccaaaattccttatgttttctagtttcatatgacacccaTACCTTCACTTTAGCTCTAaagaacctgctacagcctctgaaagacagtaaagtcggtgaGGATTGcggggtctcagggggttaaatcTGTTATGGGGAGACTGTGAGCTATTACATAATCTACCAATCTTTCTGTCTCCTCCCGTAACCACCCCCTCACCTAACTCGGGACCCTTTGCTCTTCCAGGTGATAAGCTGATTAGTGAGATGAAGATCTGCTGTCACAGACAGCGGGAGGTCTGCTGATGAAGCCGAGCCAAACTCTGTCTGTCTAAAACACTGATTGGTTTTTGCAGTCTGCCCCGCGCAAGTCTGAGGATTCGGTTGAAGATTATCCCACTACGGGTTTCCcaaaaatcattttaatgttgagATCAAATTCATTCCCGGAGATGACCAGAATAAAGCAGTTGTTTTTTTAGTAAGCACGTGCATGTTGtttttatagattaaactgGCAATACATCTCAGCATAGACTGTAATAACATAAAATATTCATTATTCTCTCCCAAGCCAAGTTTTATAAAGATATATTACATATTCTGGACATAATGGG
The Sebastes fasciatus isolate fSebFas1 chromosome 7, fSebFas1.pri, whole genome shotgun sequence genome window above contains:
- the LOC141771250 gene encoding E3 ubiquitin-protein ligase TRIM21-like, which translates into the protein MSAASCLLTEDQFLCSICLDVFTDPVTTPCGHNFCKTCITQHWDTNVPFECPNCKKVFYSRPELQVNTFISGMAAQFKQSAQQKASSSSSSETQAAKPGEVPCDVCTGTKLKALKSCLVCLVSYCETHLDPHLTTSGLKRHQLIDPVENLEGRMCTKHDKLLELFCKNDQMCVCMLCTVLDHKAHDVIPLKEGYEEKKAELGKTEAEIQQMIQKRRLKIEEMKHSVELSKEDADREIADGVQVFTALKESVERGQAELIDTIKEKQKKAEKQAEGFIEELEQEISVLKKRSAEVEQLSRSQDHLHLLQSFTSLNAAPPTKDSVSVRPPSYEGTVVRAVNQLEETLSKQMKKLFEVELKRVQQSAVDVTLDPDTAQSWLFLSADGKKVNCGDEEKNLPDNPERFDCPCVLAKQSFSSGRCYYEVQVEGKTEWDLGVARESINRKGQITSTPQNGYWTICLRNENKYKACTDPLICLSLKSQPEKVGVFVDYEEGLVSFYDVDAAALIYSFTGCCFTEKLLPFCVPGPNYGGKNSAPLIISPVNHTK